In a single window of the Cervus elaphus chromosome 1, mCerEla1.1, whole genome shotgun sequence genome:
- the LOC122695579 gene encoding olfactory receptor 56A3-like, with amino-acid sequence MTAHQNGSISTELSDFLLNCFVRSPSWQHWLSLPLSFLLLLALAANITLLITIWLEASLHEPMYYLLSLLSSLDTVICLTVIPKVLAIFWFDLRSISFFACFLQMFIMNSFFAMESCTFMVMAYDRYVAICHPLRYPSIVTNQFIAKAAIFILARSVFLTLPIPILSGRLHYCGRNVIENCICANMSVSSLSCSDITINRLYQFAGGWTLLGSDLFLIFLSYTFILRAVLRLKAQGAAAKALSTCGSHFILILFFSTVLLVFVFTLVVEKKMSSDVPVLLNILHHVIPPALNPIVYGVRTQEIKQGIQRLLKKGW; translated from the coding sequence ATGACAGCACACCAAAACGGCAGCATCTCCACTGAGCTTTCAGACTTCCTTCTGAACTGTTTTGTCAGGTCCCCCAGCTGGCAGCACTGGCTGTCCCTGCCCCTTAGCTTCCTCTTGCTCCTGGCCCTTGCGGCCAACATCACCCTCCTGATCACCATCTGGCTGGAGGCCTCTCTGCACGAGCCCATGTACTACCTGCTCAGCCTGCTCTCCTCACTGGACACAGTGATCTGTCTCACTGTCATCCCCAAGGTGCTGGCCATCTTTTGGTTTGACCTCAGGTCCATCAGCTTCTTTGCCTGCTTCCTGCAGATGTTCATCATGAATAGTTTCTTTGCCATGGAGTCCTGCACGTTCAtggtcatggcctatgaccgctatgtggccatctgccatCCATTGAGGTACCCATCCATCGTCACTAACCAATTTATAGCCAAGGCAGCCATTTTCATTTTGGCCAGAAGTGTCTTTTTGACACTGCCCATCCCCATTCTCTCAGGACGTCTGCATTATTGTGGGAGAAACGTCATTGAGAACTGCATCTGTGCCAATATGTCAGTCTCCAGCCTCTCCTGTAGTGATATTACCATCAATCGTCTCTACCAATTTGCTGGAGGCTGGACTCTGCTGGGATCTGAcctcttcctcatcttcctctcCTACACCTTCATACTGAGGGCTGTGCTGAGGCTCAAGGCACAGGGAGCTGCGGCCAAGGCCCTAAGCACATGTGGCTCCCACTTCATCCTGATCCTCTTCTTCAGCACTGTCCTTCTGGTTTTTGTCTTCACACTTGtagtagaaaagaaaatgtcctcTGACGTGCCCGTCTTGCTCAATATCCTCCACCATGTCATCCCTCCAGCCCTCAACCCCATTGTCTATGGGGTGCGAACTCAGGAGATCAAGCAAGGCATCCAGAGGCTACTGAAGAAAGGATGGTAG